From Triticum aestivum cultivar Chinese Spring chromosome 4A, IWGSC CS RefSeq v2.1, whole genome shotgun sequence, a single genomic window includes:
- the LOC123082000 gene encoding ATP synthase subunit a, chloroplastic-like, translating to MNIIPCSIKTLNGLYDISGVEVGQHFYWQIGCFQIHAQVLITSWVVITILLGSVVIAVRNPQTILTDSQKFLEYVLVFIRDLSKTQIGEEYGAWVPFIGTMFLFIFVSIWSGALLPWKIIELPHGELAAPTNDINTTVALALLTSAAYFYVGLSKKGLSYFKKYIKPTPILLPINILEDFTKLLSLSFRLFGNMLADELVVVVLVSLVPLVIPIPVMFLGLFTSSIRALIFATLAATNIGESMEGHH from the coding sequence ATGAATATTATACCTTGTTCCATTAAAACACTCAATGGGTTATACGATATATCAGGTGTAGAAGTAGGCCAACACTTCTATTGGCAAATAGGATGTTTCCAAATTCATGCCCAAGTACTCATCACTTCTTGGGTCGTAATTACTATCTTGCTAGGTTCAGTTGTCATAGCTGTTCGGAATCCACAAACCATCCTGACTGACAGTCAGAAATTTTTGGAATATGTCCTTGTGTTTATTCGAGACTTGAGCAAAACTCAGATTGGAGAAGAATATGGTGCCTGGGTTCCCTTTATTGGAACTatgttcctttttatttttgtttcaatTTGGTCGGGTGCTCTTTTACCTTGGAAAATTATAGAGTTACCCCATGGGGAATTAGCAGCGCCCACGAATGATATAAATACTACTGTTGCTTTAGCTTTACTCACGTCAGCGGCATACTTTTATGTTGGTCTTAGCAAAAAAGGATTGAGCTATTTCAAGAAATATATTAAACCAACTCCAATCCTTTTACCAATTAACATCCTAGAAGATTTCACAAAACTATTATCGCTTAGCTTTCGACTTTTCGGGAATATGTTGGCGGATGAATTAGTCGTTGTTGTCCTTGTTTCTTTAGTCCCCTTAGTAATCCCTATACCGGTCATGTTTCTTGGATTATTTACAAGCAGTATTCGAGCTCTTATTTTTGCAACATTAGCCGCAACCAATATAGGTGAATCCATGGAGGGTCATCATTGA